A DNA window from Calliphora vicina chromosome 1, idCalVici1.1, whole genome shotgun sequence contains the following coding sequences:
- the Nmdar1 gene encoding glutamate [NMDA] receptor subunit 1, with protein MEFVKANDSDDAEKYNVGGVLGDFESEKHFRLTISHLNFDQNYKTSRNMTYYGKTIRMDKNPIKTVFNVCDKLIDKRVYAVVVSHEQTSGDLSPAAVSYTSGFFQIPVIGISSRDAAFSDKNIHVSFLRTVPPYYHQADVWLEMLNHFSYTKVIIIHSSDTDGRAILGRFQTTSQNYYDDIDVRATVELIVEFEPKLESFAEHLIDMKTAQSRVYLVYASTEDAQVIFRDAALYNMTEADHVWIVTEQALSANNTPDGILGLQLEHVNSDNRHIRDSVYVLASAIKEMMKNETITEPPKNCDDSGVNWESGKRLFHYLRTRNITGETGQVAFDDNGDRIYAGYDVINMRPKQKKQVVGKFYYDDDKGMMRLKINDSQIIWPGEQKKKPEGIMIPTHLKVLTIEEKPFVYVRRLTDDEVNCVDDEVPCPLFNTTNGVENDYCCRGYCIDLLKALSQRINFTYELGLSPDGQFGHYILKNSTTGTISSSTKKEWTGLIGELVNERADMIVAPLTINPERAEYIEFSKPFKYQGITILEKKPSRSSTLVSFLQPFSNTLWILVVVSVHVVALVLYLLDRFSPFGRFKLSHVDSHEEKALNLSSAIWFAWGVLLNSGIGEGTPRSFSARVLGMVWAGFAMIIVASYTANLAAFLVLERPKTKLSGINDARLRNTMENLTCATVKGSSVDMYFRRQVELSNMYRTMEANNYDTAEKAIEDVKKGKLMAFIWDSSRLEYEASKDCELVTAGELFGRSGYGIGLQKGSPWTDAVTLTILEFHESGFMEALDKAWIFHGNAQQCEQFEKTPNTLGLKNMAGVFILVAAGVAIGVGLILIEVIYKRHQVKKQKRMDIARHAAAKWRGTIEKRKTIRTSLAMQRQYNVGLNANPGTISYSVDKRRYHRLGPRGPENAWIGDNNDMLRNRRFLDPSKPKHSPKVHAPLLGRMKQQQPGNLMPPKYSPGYTSDVSHLVV; from the exons GTTTATGCGGTTGTGGTGTCGCATGAACAAACCTCCGGTGATTTGTCACCAGCTGCCGTTAGCTATACAAGTGGTTTCTTTCAAATACCCGTTATTGGTATCTCGTCACGTGATGCGGCCTTCTCCGATAAAAATATTCATGTTTCCTTTTTGCGCACCGTGCCTCCCTACTATCATCAGGCTGATGTCTGGCTGGAAATGTTAAATCATTTTAGCTACACAAAG GTAATTATAATACACAGTTCGGATACAGATGGTCGTGCCATATTGGGTAGATTTCAAACAACCTCCCAAAACTATTACGATGATATAGATGTAAGAGCCACCGTTGAATTGATAGTGGAATTTGAGCCAAAATTGGAAAGTTTTGCAGAGCATTTGATTGATATGAAAACGGCTCAGAGTCGGGTGTATTTGGTGTATGCCAG CACTGAGGATGCCCAAGTGATTTTCCGTGATGCTGCTTTGTACAATATGACTGAGGCTGACCATGTATGGATTGTCACTGAACAGGCCTTAAGTGCCAACAATACACCAGATGGTATTTTGGGTTTGCAACTAGAACATGTTAATAGTGATAATCGCCATATAAGG GATTCTGTATATGTTTTGGCTTCTGCTATTAAGGAAATGATGAAAAATGAAACAATTACGGAGCCGCCAAAGAATTGTGATGATTCGGGTGTTAATTGGGAATCAG GAAAACGTCTTTTTCACTACCTCAGAACCCGTAATATAACCGGTGAAACGGGCCAGGTGGCATTCGATGATAATGGCGATAGGATATATGCCGGCTATGATGTAATCAATATGAGGCCAAAGCAAAAGAAACAAGTTGTGGGCAAATTCTATTATGATGAT GACAAAGGTATGATGCGTTTGAAAATCAACGATAGTCAAATTATATGGCCGGGTGAACAGAAAAAGAAACCGGAGGGCATAATGATACCCACACATTTGAAAGTATTGACCATAGAAGAGAAGCCTTTTGTATATGTCAGACGTTTGACGGATGATGAAGTGAATTGTGTAGATGATGAGGTGCCCTGTCCTCTCTTTAATACCACAAATGGAGTGG AAAACGATTACTGCTGTCGTGGCTATTGTATAGATCTACTTAAAGCCTTGTCACAGCGCATTAATTTCACCTATGAATTGGGACTCTCTCCAGATGGTCAGTTTGGtcattatattttgaaaaattccactACCGGTACAATATCTTCATCGACAAAGAAGGAATGGACTGGTTTAATAGGCGAACTGGTGAATGAACGGGCGGACATGATTGTAGCACCACTAACCATTAACCCGGAGCGTGCCGAATATATAGAGTTTTCGAAACCCTTTAAATATCAAGGCATTACAATACTCGAAAAGAAACCATCACGTTCGAGTACTTTAGTGTCTTTCTTGCAACCATTTAGTAACACGCTTTGGATATTGGTAGTGGTGTCGGTGCATGTTGTGGCTCTGGTTCTGTATCTGCTGGATAG ATTTTCTCCATTTGGTCGTTTTAAACTTTCTCATGTTGATAGTCATGAAGAGAAGGCTTTAAATTTAAGTTCTGCCATTTGGTTTGCCTGGGGCGTTCTTTTAAACAGTGGCATTGGCGAGGGCACGCCGCGCAGTTTTTCCGCACGTGTATTGGGCATGGTGTGGGCTGGTTTTGCCATGATCATTGTAGCCTCGTATACTGCCAACTTGGCGGCTTTCCTCGTGTTGGAGCGTCCCAAAACCAAGCTGAGTGGCATTAATGATGCTCGTTTGCGTAATACTATGGAGAATTTGACTTGTGCTACGGTTAAGGGTTCATCGGTGGACATGTACTTTAGACGCCAGGTGGAATTGTCGAATATGTACAGAACCATGGAGGCTAATAACTATGATACAGCTGAGAAGGCCATAGAGGATGTTAAGAAGGG caaACTGATGGCTTTTATATGGGATTCATCTCGCTTGGAATATGAAGCCTCTAAGGATTGTGAATTGGTTACGGCGGGAGAGTTATTTGGCCGCAGTGGTTATGGCATTGGTTTGCAAAAAGGTTCACCTTGGACGGATGCAGTTACTTTGACGATTTTGGAATTTCATGAAA gCGGTTTTATGGAGGCTCTAGACAAGGCCTGGATATTTCATGGAAATGCTCAACAATGTGAACAATTTGAGAAAACACCCAACACTTtgggattaaaaaatatggcaGGGGTGTTCATATTGGTGGCGGCCGGGGTAGCCATAGGTGTGGGACTCATATTAATCGAGGTGATATATAAACGACATCAGGTGAAGAAACAAAAACGAATGGATATAGCTAGACATGCTGCTGCCAAATGGAGAGGAACAATAGAG aaACGCAAAACCATACGCACCTCCTTGGCCATGCAACGTCAGTATAATGTGGGCCTTAATGCCAATCCCGGCACCATTAGCTATTCGGTGGACAAGAGACGCTATCATCGTTTGGGTCCTAGAGGACCGGAAAATGCTTGGATTGGTGACAACAATGATATGCTGAGAAATCGCCGTTTCTTAGATCCCTCCAAACCCAAACACTCACCCAAAGTACATGCTCCGCTTTTGGGCAGAATGAAACAACAGCAGCCGGGTAATCTAATGCCACCCAAGTACTCACCCGGCTATACAAGTGATGTTTCACATTTGGTAGTTTAA